From the genome of Kluyveromyces lactis strain NRRL Y-1140 chromosome F complete sequence:
TAGAAGGACCAGGTTTGCTTGGGAAAATGTATCAGAACGTGACGTCCTGGTGGTACGGTAAATCAACGGTTGTTGATCAAAATATTCCTGAACCTGCTGAAGCATTAACATCTCAAGCTTCATCTAGATATGTTTCTCCCTTATCTTCCCCTCGTCTGGTACACTCTGATGCATCGATACCCTCAAGAGCTGTCTCTCCATCTTCTATACATTACGGCCATGTCTCAGACGACAACAGCAGATAGCACACCTGATTTATGAATCGCCTTTATGTTAAATATCATATGTATGCATGAACGAAttaaatatacatattaATACCAAATATGAGCAATCACTCTTATCGGAAGAATTAGGCCAACAGTTTCTCGGTCATCTCTTCCTTTTTCGGTTCCTTCACTTCCGTCTTCTCTGCACGAGGAGAGTCCCTGCTCGATACCCTCAAGGATCCAagtttctttatcaaatcttctGTTGAGCCAGATTCCAAAGGTGCTGCAGATTTTTGTTCTTcgatcttctttttctcctTCTCTTTTGTATCCTCTGTTGATAGCTCCTTCTCTAACAGTGacaattcttcttcaagagcATCATTGTCGGAAACCGACTCTCCTACTAACAAATTATGAATACGGTCTTGCTTCTCTGTattttcttggaaatcATCTAATATGTTTGAAATAGAATCTTCATCTAAAAGTTGTGAATTGATAGCCTTCAAAGCGGTACTGCCTTGTTTTAAAAGATTAATCATAACCACATTTTGTGAAGCATTGGATATTTCATCTTGGAGTTTCCTAAGAGATTCTAAACTCGTGTAAGCTTGTTCCAAGTTCTTTTCTGAGCGTTTTTTCAACCTAAGAAGTGTTCTCTTAATCTCTTGAGAAAGACCCGATGAAATAGCGCTTGTCAGCCGTTTGGTAGTAAGATCTAGCACCTTTTGTGCCGATTTTATCTCCGTTTCCGCAGTGAATACATATTCATTAATATTGGCAACACaaatatcttcttcagataCTTCTTTGGACGCTACCTGGGGGCTCGCACTCAACAACGGAGAGATAATCTTAACTATATTTTCTGAACCGACAATAATTTGATTCTTATCACATAAGTAATCAAGTATTATTCCGTAGGAGTCCCAATCTTTCACGATGCTATCAATTCCGGACGCCTTATAAAAATGACCCTTAGTGAATACATAGTCAGTCGCTTTGTGAGcactttctttgatgttattcttcaatagatcTTGTAGTACCTCGTCATTTCTCTTTAACCACGCAATATTAACATATTTGACTGGTTTTAAGTACATTGCAGTCTCATTTTTTCTGCTCTTCCAGGACAAATCTAAGATTGTCTTGCTGATAGCCCAGCTCATCATTGATATTACGATGTTCTGATTCCTTTTGTGATATTCGTTAAGGGATACTAACGTGCCTTCTTTTACCATCTCATCTAGCACTACGTCAATGCTTTTCGGAGCACCATACTGAGAGTTTGATAATTCTGAAAGTAGATCTGCAGCATTTATGATTATCAGATCACTCCAGAATTCCTTGATTAAATATTCTTTCCATTGTCTGATGTTTGCCTCATAACCATCGATGTTTAATAATTTCAGTCCTCTGAAATCAGAGTACAATGATCTTAACCTTGATTCTGGTAACATTATTGAATGGCAGTAGTCCGGAATCAGGATGCAATCCTTTGTAACCCCGATGTCAAGAAGAGTTGCAGTTTTTATCGATCTGATTTTCAATCTGATTTCTCATCTCAGGCGGCATTAGTTTCAACTTTAGAAAACTCAATGCTTAACGAAGTTTGAACTTTAGAATTTAAGGAAACTATTTCTGGATATTGGAAGCACTAATAAGAGTAAAGTTTTCATTGGCTGACTAACATTGTCCAAGGTACGGCAAAAGTAACAAAGATGACAGATGTGACCAAAGATATTGATAACTTGGCTGATGCCCTTCTTACGATGGAGATATCACCCGAaatcaatgatttgatGGAAAAACTAGCCCTAAATTTAACTTCATCGAACAACCTTCCGGTAGACGTCAAACATCTATTGACTTCAATAAAAACCTATCTTACACAGTCATCAAGTGAGATGTTAGACTATAATTTACTTTTGGAAGTGTTGGATGCAGTTGTGGGCTTGTGTCCGTTTGAGGATGTACTCAAAGTTTTTTCAGTAGATGACCTTATCACTGCCCTCAAAAGTGGTGACAAGGCTTTAACTGAGACGGTTTGCCAAGTAATTGCGGCTGCTTCTCCAAGAGATATTTTTGCAGGCACACCTTTGCTAGATGAAATGCTTAAATTGTACTTCTGCGAATCTACTGTTGTTGCTATTGTTAATGCGCTTGAGAAGACGCTTGGCATCTTAGTTACGAACCAATtaaacagaagaagaatcttAGAAAATAACTTACCGGTATTAATAAGTGTTAAAGACTGTAAAAACTCTACTACTTTTTGTAGGtttcttgatttgatcaaGATACTCTCTGCAAGTGTCacttttgaagagtttAGAAAAGATATCTTCATTATCGACAACATGGTGACCAACAAGATGATGGAAAATGATATACTTGTTTTCATTCACATATGCCAATATTATATTGAGCTTCTAACTATTTCCTTGACAGAAGACGGAAAAGAATGGGTAATACGGTATGTAAAGCCCagttttgaaatatttggagAAGCTTTCTCTAGAAGGGAAGAATTGTTTGATGTTGGTCATTTTGCAAAATCGTATTTGCTAACCCTTTTCTCTAAAATCTCTTACCTAGATGACAAATCATATATTCAGCTGCTCGAAGCGCAGTTCTTCCCATTATATCCTGACAAACAATACCTGGACGAATTTTTGACGGTTCTTGATCCTAGTTACATTGCAAAGGTTCATTTGGACttgttaaaagaaaaagcatTACGTGCGGGGAATGTTCATATGTTTGTGAATCTAataaaagatgaagacTGCTTTGTGCAATTAAAAGACGAAATAAATTCTAAAACCTTGAACGATATGCCATACATAGAGAAAATGCTTTTGTTAGACGGTCTGACTTTAACTTCATATGGTATTCAACACTTGACTAGAAACATGCCATCAGTTATGAACAGTATAATCGATAGTGGAAATCAGGTTACCGAAAAATTGTCGTTTGACTTAAGACTGAGGGTCTTCGAGAACCTTTTGGAAGCCAACCCG
Proteins encoded in this window:
- the CHM7 gene encoding phosphatidic acid-binding protein CHM7 (weakly similar to uniprot|P47048 Saccharomyces cerevisiae YJL049W Hypothetical ORF) — its product is MLPESRLRSLYSDFRGLKLLNIDGYEANIRQWKEYLIKEFWSDLIIINAADLLSELSNSQYGAPKSIDVVLDEMVKEGTLVSLNEYHKRNQNIVISMMSWAISKTILDLSWKSRKNETAMYLKPVKYVNIAWLKRNDEVLQDLLKNNIKESAHKATDYVFTKGHFYKASGIDSIVKDWDSYGIILDYLCDKNQIIVGSENIVKIISPLLSASPQVASKEVSEEDICVANINEYVFTAETEIKSAQKVLDLTTKRLTSAISSGLSQEIKRTLLRLKKRSEKNLEQAYTSLESLRKLQDEISNASQNVVMINLLKQGSTALKAINSQLLDEDSISNILDDFQENTEKQDRIHNLLVGESVSDNDALEEELSLLEKELSTEDTKEKEKKKIEEQKSAAPLESGSTEDLIKKLGSLRVSSRDSPRAEKTEVKEPKKEEMTEKLLA
- the HSM3 gene encoding Hsm3p (similar to uniprot|P38348 Saccharomyces cerevisiae YBR272C), yielding MTDVTKDIDNLADALLTMEISPEINDLMEKLALNLTSSNNLPVDVKHLLTSIKTYLTQSSSEMLDYNLLLEVLDAVVGLCPFEDVLKVFSVDDLITALKSGDKALTETVCQVIAAASPRDIFAGTPLLDEMLKLYFCESTVVAIVNALEKTLGILVTNQLNRRRILENNLPVLISVKDCKNSTTFCRFLDLIKILSASVTFEEFRKDIFIIDNMVTNKMMENDILVFIHICQYYIELLTISLTEDGKEWVIRYVKPSFEIFGEAFSRREELFDVGHFAKSYLLTLFSKISYLDDKSYIQLLEAQFFPLYPDKQYLDEFLTVLDPSYIAKVHLDLLKEKALRAGNVHMFVNLIKDEDCFVQLKDEINSKTLNDMPYIEKMLLLDGLTLTSYGIQHLTRNMPSVMNSIIDSGNQVTEKLSFDLRLRVFENLLEANPQELSVWLIPLQSEYANILNGRRGRFSSGQLADDYL